One stretch of Leadbetterella byssophila DSM 17132 DNA includes these proteins:
- the pelA gene encoding pectate lyase produces the protein MIKLPILYALIVLFWACQKQVPSSQITDPVAERMLVYQRDNGGWPQPNGDPIDYEKELSPAEKEKIESEKHFEDTTIDDDATTREIRYLVEAYSNTKNHHYLHAAKKGILYLINAQNSAGGWGQFFPDTSSYRKHITFNDNSMIHVLEVLKKVSEGKESYEVLQKEFSYPARLAVEKGIQCILKCQYKQGNTLTVWCAQHDRNTLQPASARTFELASLSGSESVQILKFLMELETPSEDIKKSIQSGVAWFEKVKILDREVETLYDENGKAIDRRLKFSPGKILWGRFYDLQTNQPFVVGRDGIKKEKLEEIELERRLGYSYFGTYAEKLLKTDYPAWRQKWL, from the coding sequence ATGATAAAGTTGCCAATACTATATGCTTTAATTGTACTTTTCTGGGCTTGCCAAAAACAAGTACCCAGCTCTCAGATCACAGATCCGGTGGCAGAAAGGATGTTAGTATATCAAAGAGACAATGGTGGCTGGCCTCAACCGAACGGAGACCCGATTGATTACGAAAAAGAACTCAGCCCAGCCGAGAAGGAGAAGATTGAAAGCGAAAAGCACTTTGAAGATACCACAATAGATGATGATGCCACCACAAGAGAGATCAGGTATCTAGTAGAAGCTTACTCCAACACGAAAAATCATCATTACCTCCATGCAGCCAAGAAAGGCATTCTTTATTTAATCAATGCCCAAAATAGTGCTGGAGGCTGGGGACAGTTCTTCCCTGACACAAGTTCATATCGTAAACATATTACTTTCAATGATAACTCCATGATTCATGTATTGGAAGTATTAAAAAAGGTATCAGAAGGCAAGGAATCCTACGAAGTTCTACAAAAGGAATTTTCCTATCCTGCACGTCTAGCTGTAGAAAAAGGAATTCAGTGCATACTAAAATGTCAATACAAACAAGGCAATACCTTGACGGTTTGGTGTGCTCAGCACGATAGAAATACCCTGCAGCCTGCATCCGCCAGAACCTTTGAACTGGCATCCCTAAGTGGTTCTGAAAGTGTGCAAATTCTTAAATTCCTCATGGAATTAGAAACACCTAGTGAAGATATAAAGAAGTCTATCCAATCAGGAGTAGCATGGTTTGAAAAAGTAAAGATATTAGACCGAGAAGTAGAAACCTTATATGATGAAAATGGTAAGGCTATTGATAGGCGACTTAAGTTTTCTCCCGGAAAGATTCTGTGGGGCAGATTCTACGATTTACAAACGAACCAGCCTTTTGTGGTGGGTAGAGACGGGATTAAAAAGGAGAAACTGGAGGAAATTGAACTAGAACGTAGGTTAGGTTATTCCTACTTTGGAACCTATGCAGAGAAACTACTTAAAACAGATTACCCGGCATGGAGACAAAAATGGCTATAA
- a CDS encoding SusC/RagA family TonB-linked outer membrane protein, protein MRKFTKNVLLLLAILLSFGSIAQTRITGTVSSSDGETLPGVTVRVKNGTAATVTNVEGQYEISAPRDATLIFSFLGMKTQEIALNGRNILHVILENDENTLEEVVVSIGYGSVRKKDLTGAVSSIGSDKLSAIPVASPMEAIAGRLAGVQISTTEGSPDAEMRIRVRGGGSITGDNTPLFIVDGFPVSSISDIAPTDIESIDVLKDASSTAIYGARGANGVIIITTKSGKAGKMSVSFNSYGGFKNLANKLNVLTPYDYALWQYERALLANSLTDYTNYFGNFQDIDLYKEVTPNDWQDITFGRTGYMFNNNVNVNGGSEKTKYTLSYTNIQDKAIMQLSAFQRDNLTFRLNNKPYKNVALDLSVRYSDTRIEGGGTNEQNAYSSADSRLKFAMIYPPFPVAGLTSSDDTDEGFNLFSPIRSLQDNDRYQRRKNYTFNGSVSWNILSDLMLKVEGGLDDYRAMDNRFYGTSTYYVNNVPSAENQGLPAISFEKQGRQSLRNTNTLNYDFNKIMAQGHKLNLLVGEEFIHTTRDIFTSIVHGFPKTFNFDDATKLSSQGSANSVENYLYPDEKLLSFFGRANYDYKGRYLLSATFRADGSSKFSEGNRWGYFPSVAAAWRISDEDFMNSTWINDLKLRASYGTAGNNNIPAGQMAQTFNVSTTTWVNGFNSFWAASKTMANPDLKWETTITRNVGIDFATWKDRLTGTIDAYVNSTKDLLILFPTPGTGYDNQYRNMGETRNRGIEFTLNALAVKSKKFELNVGANISFNRNKIISLGQMENFYGESGWASTEIGADYWIATGGSVGEMYGYISDGRYELSDFSGYNASTGRWILKDGVPDASSVIGTIRPGSMKLKNLTEGDNVVNVSDRTVIGNANPKHTGGFNLSARYGDFDLAAIFNWSYGNDIYNANKVEYTSTSKYHSRNMIDLMASGNRWTNLTPDGRISNDPAELEAMNKNTTLWSPYMSRYVFSDWAVEDGSFLRLNTATVGYTLPQALTSKAKIQKLRFYATGYNLWLLTKYSGFDPEVSTRRRTQLTPGVDYSAYPKSKMFVFGLNLNF, encoded by the coding sequence ATGCGTAAATTTACCAAAAACGTACTACTGCTATTGGCCATCCTATTGTCCTTTGGTAGTATTGCTCAAACTCGAATTACGGGTACAGTCAGCAGTTCTGATGGCGAAACCTTACCCGGCGTCACGGTAAGGGTGAAGAACGGAACTGCAGCTACCGTCACAAATGTCGAGGGCCAGTATGAAATTTCAGCTCCCAGAGATGCAACTCTAATTTTCAGCTTCCTGGGAATGAAAACCCAAGAAATAGCTTTAAATGGAAGAAATATCCTCCACGTAATCCTTGAAAATGATGAAAACACACTGGAGGAAGTCGTAGTTTCCATAGGATATGGATCTGTAAGAAAGAAAGACCTGACTGGAGCGGTTTCCTCCATAGGAAGTGATAAACTCAGTGCCATTCCTGTGGCCTCTCCTATGGAAGCCATTGCCGGTAGACTAGCGGGTGTGCAAATCTCAACCACAGAAGGTTCTCCAGACGCTGAAATGAGAATTAGAGTTCGGGGTGGAGGGTCCATCACGGGCGACAATACTCCTTTGTTTATAGTGGATGGCTTCCCTGTATCTTCCATCTCTGACATCGCTCCTACAGATATTGAATCCATAGACGTGCTTAAAGATGCCTCTTCCACCGCCATCTATGGTGCCAGAGGAGCGAATGGTGTAATTATTATCACCACCAAAAGCGGTAAAGCTGGGAAAATGAGTGTAAGCTTTAATAGCTATGGAGGATTCAAAAACCTGGCGAATAAACTGAATGTGCTCACTCCCTATGACTATGCCCTTTGGCAGTACGAAAGAGCCTTGCTAGCTAATAGTCTAACTGATTATACCAATTACTTTGGAAACTTTCAGGACATTGACCTGTACAAAGAGGTTACACCCAATGATTGGCAAGATATTACCTTTGGAAGGACAGGATACATGTTTAATAATAATGTAAACGTGAACGGCGGTAGCGAAAAGACGAAGTATACTTTGTCCTACACTAATATTCAGGATAAAGCCATTATGCAGTTATCTGCATTCCAAAGGGATAACCTGACCTTCCGTCTGAACAATAAACCTTATAAAAATGTGGCACTAGACCTCTCTGTGAGGTATTCTGACACAAGGATAGAAGGCGGTGGTACGAATGAGCAAAATGCTTACTCCTCTGCGGATTCGCGTTTGAAATTTGCCATGATCTATCCTCCTTTCCCGGTAGCCGGTTTAACCTCATCTGATGATACAGATGAAGGATTCAACCTCTTTAGCCCTATCCGATCTCTTCAGGACAATGACAGGTATCAAAGAAGAAAGAACTACACCTTTAACGGTAGTGTATCTTGGAACATCCTTTCTGATTTGATGTTGAAGGTAGAAGGAGGTCTAGATGACTATAGAGCCATGGATAATAGATTCTATGGTACCAGTACCTATTATGTGAACAATGTACCTTCAGCAGAAAATCAAGGCTTACCGGCCATATCTTTCGAAAAGCAAGGTAGACAATCCCTAAGAAACACCAATACCCTCAATTATGATTTTAACAAGATCATGGCGCAGGGACATAAGTTAAACTTGCTTGTTGGTGAAGAGTTTATCCATACCACCAGAGATATCTTTACCTCTATAGTTCATGGATTTCCCAAAACCTTCAACTTTGATGATGCCACCAAATTATCATCTCAAGGTTCAGCTAACTCCGTAGAAAATTACCTCTATCCGGATGAGAAACTACTGTCCTTCTTTGGTAGAGCGAATTATGATTACAAAGGCAGATATCTTCTTTCTGCTACATTTAGAGCAGATGGCTCTTCCAAGTTTTCGGAAGGAAATAGATGGGGCTACTTCCCTTCTGTAGCAGCCGCTTGGAGAATTTCTGACGAAGACTTTATGAATTCCACTTGGATCAATGATCTGAAATTAAGAGCTAGTTACGGTACAGCCGGTAATAACAATATTCCTGCCGGACAAATGGCTCAAACCTTTAACGTGAGTACTACCACATGGGTAAACGGCTTCAATAGCTTCTGGGCTGCTTCAAAAACCATGGCCAATCCTGACCTTAAGTGGGAAACAACGATCACCCGAAACGTAGGGATTGATTTTGCCACGTGGAAAGACCGACTTACAGGTACCATCGATGCTTACGTCAACTCTACTAAAGATCTCCTTATCCTTTTCCCTACTCCAGGAACAGGATATGACAATCAGTACAGAAACATGGGTGAAACCCGTAACCGTGGTATTGAATTTACGCTAAATGCCTTGGCAGTAAAATCGAAGAAGTTCGAATTAAATGTAGGAGCTAATATCAGCTTCAACCGTAATAAGATTATCTCCTTAGGACAAATGGAGAACTTCTACGGAGAATCCGGTTGGGCCTCTACAGAAATCGGTGCAGATTATTGGATTGCAACAGGTGGTTCCGTGGGTGAAATGTACGGTTATATCAGTGATGGACGCTACGAGCTATCTGACTTTTCCGGATACAATGCCTCCACAGGAAGATGGATCTTAAAGGATGGAGTTCCTGATGCCTCCTCTGTGATAGGTACAATTCGTCCGGGAAGTATGAAGTTGAAAAACCTAACGGAAGGAGATAATGTGGTTAACGTGTCAGATCGTACAGTGATTGGAAATGCTAATCCCAAACACACCGGAGGCTTCAATTTGAGTGCCAGATATGGTGATTTCGACCTGGCCGCTATCTTTAACTGGAGCTATGGCAATGACATATATAATGCCAATAAAGTAGAGTATACCTCAACTTCTAAGTACCATTCTAGAAACATGATAGACCTGATGGCCAGTGGCAACAGATGGACAAACCTCACACCGGATGGAAGAATCAGCAATGATCCTGCGGAGCTTGAAGCCATGAACAAAAATACTACCCTTTGGTCACCTTACATGAGTAGATATGTATTTAGCGACTGGGCCGTAGAAGATGGTTCATTCTTAAGATTAAACACGGCTACGGTAGGCTATACGTTACCACAAGCCCTTACATCAAAGGCTAAGATTCAGAAATTACGTTTCTACGCTACCGGCTATAATCTTTGGTTACTTACCAAGTATTCCGGATTTGACCCAGAGGTTTCTACGCGCAGAAGAACCCAACTCACCCCGGGAGTGGATTATTCCGCTTATCCTAAGAGTAAAATGTTTGTATTTGGTTTAAACTTGAATTTCTAA
- a CDS encoding pectinesterase family protein — translation MAIKLLLLVLLAIPTLGQDADFVVAKDGSGDFLTVQEAINAVPDFRKKRTIILIKPGVYKEKIVLAESKSQVTLLGADPTVTILTYDDYATKPNRFGEEMGTTGSSSFYAFGEGFAAKNITFQNTAGPVGQAVAIWVKGDKSYFENCRFLGFQDTLYTYGKESRQYYKNCYIEGTVDFIFGSSIALFENCEIFCKGKGYITAASTPQWRPYGYVFKNCIIKGEEKESHYLGRPWRPYARVVFLDSELSEVIKPEGWDNWRNPENEKTAFFAELGNRGSGAKTDKRVAWAQKKLEKGDFEWNKIFGDWTLENQ, via the coding sequence ATGGCTATAAAACTACTTCTTTTGGTCCTTTTGGCCATCCCCACCTTAGGTCAGGATGCTGATTTTGTAGTAGCAAAAGATGGATCCGGAGATTTCCTTACGGTACAGGAAGCTATCAATGCCGTTCCTGATTTCAGGAAGAAGAGAACTATAATCTTGATAAAGCCGGGAGTTTATAAGGAAAAAATAGTGCTTGCAGAATCTAAGTCTCAGGTCACTCTGCTAGGCGCGGATCCTACAGTCACTATTTTAACATATGACGACTATGCTACCAAGCCGAACCGTTTTGGAGAAGAGATGGGCACCACAGGATCATCCTCCTTTTATGCCTTTGGGGAAGGGTTCGCAGCAAAAAACATTACATTTCAAAATACCGCGGGACCTGTAGGCCAAGCTGTGGCCATATGGGTTAAAGGAGATAAGTCGTATTTTGAAAATTGCCGATTCCTTGGATTTCAAGACACCTTGTATACCTATGGCAAGGAAAGTAGACAATACTACAAAAACTGCTACATAGAAGGAACGGTAGATTTCATCTTTGGCTCTTCTATAGCCTTATTTGAGAACTGTGAGATCTTTTGCAAAGGAAAAGGATACATAACTGCAGCTTCTACCCCACAGTGGAGACCCTACGGATATGTGTTTAAAAACTGTATAATCAAAGGGGAAGAAAAAGAAAGCCATTATCTAGGCAGACCTTGGCGCCCCTATGCCAGAGTGGTTTTTCTGGATTCCGAACTATCTGAGGTTATAAAGCCGGAAGGCTGGGACAACTGGAGAAATCCTGAAAACGAGAAGACAGCATTTTTTGCTGAACTTGGAAACAGAGGCTCTGGAGCTAAAACAGATAAAAGGGTGGCTTGGGCCCAGAAAAAATTGGAAAAAGGAGACTTTGAATGGAACAAAATATTTGGGGATTGGACCCTAGAAAATCAATAA